The DNA region CTCGGTTTTAACGTCAGTGAGTCGGTGCTGGCAGAATACGATCGCCTGATCGTCAACCCTGTGTCGCTTCATGTCTCTGATGAAACATTGCAGAAATGGCAGATACAGCCTGAACGTTATAAAAAACTACAAAGCTACTTTACCAATCAACTGAACTACCGGATGGGGCAGCACTATGAGCTGGCGGTTCGTCCCGGTGAGAATACCCTGCGGCTACGGGTGGCCATTACTGGTGCGGAAACCGACCTGAAGCCACTTGAACCCTATCAGGTTTTGCCCTGGGCTCTGGTGATCAACGGACTGGGCGAGCTAACGGGGGAGCGGGACAAAATGCTGAATATCTATCAGGAAGGTGAGCTGGTTGACAGTGTCACTGGGCAGCAGGTGGCGGTTCTGGTCGGCGGAATGCAGGCTGGCCCTGTTGATATTGGTGATTTACGCTCAATGTCTGCAGATGAAATGAAGCCGCTGGTGGATAACTGGATAGATGCTTTTTGTCGTCATTTTCCTAACTGCGAATAGAGAATAAGAGGGAAGCCTCTGCCAAAGAGAGGCTTTTGTCGTTTTCAGAGCCAGTCGGTCAGCATAACCCCCACACTGAAACGGTTGGAGCTGACATTATAATCGATCAGGCTTTCGCCATAGCCATTAAAGTACTGAACATAGCCTCTGAAACGATCGGTCAATGGGAATGACCAGTCAAGCTGGACGGCACCTTTGTTGTCAGAGCGCAGGTTGTTTCGCACCATTGCAGTAATGTTTTGCCGGTTGAATTTATAGCCGAAATAAAGTTCACCGTTACCCATGTATTGATTGATATCAGGGTTGTCGTCGCCTTTTGAGTTGGGGTTATCGTCTTCTTTTTTATCTTCAGGGAGGCGATGCCAGGTTTTCAGGCCGGCATAGAACGAGCCTTTTTCCAGCAGGAAGCTCAGATAAGCCCGGTTCCAGCTTCTGGAGAGGTAGTTGCTGCGGCCATTGGACTGGTGGCTGAAACCCACAGCTGCGGCTTTCAGTTCCATGCCAAGCAGCTGGTACTGAGTGGGAAAAAACATAAATATTTCGGGTTCGTGGTTAGTCTCCCTGAATGGCGCGGACTCGGAACTGTTGTAAGCCTGCCACCAGGAGGTGTTGGTGTAAGCAGCATAAACTGTGCCATAGCCATTAAATACACCTTCCCAGACCGGGGCTTTGAGGCTCAGCTGGAACTTGACTTCAGTATTGTCAAGGTCAGGAATCTGGGCGTTGTATGGTTGGTAGGGCTGAGTATTGGGTGAGGATACGTAAGACACTGGCAAAATGTAATTCGGCTTGTGGGGTGTGATCACGAACCGGTTGGCAGTGGCCGCTTTTTCGCCGGCAATACGGCTATCAACAGGACTGGCTTCAGAAGGTGGAGACGGTTGGGCTGTAATCACCACGTCAAATGACTCCTGTTGCAGCGCCTCACACTGTGACCGTACTTCAGCAAGCGTCATATCCGCATCACCTTTGAGCGCAAACCTGACCAGACATTGTTCAAGGCTTTCACCGCTGGCATTGGGTGCAGACAGTGACAATGGTGCAAGCAGGCAGAATAAAAGGTGATTACTGTCTTTTGATATGTTCATTATTACGTACCTTTCATTCTGGCTCTTTATAATTGTTATTGGTGTATGACTGTACAGGGTTTTACCATAACCTTCTATATACAATTACTGTCGTTTTCTATACAGCGATAGACGTATGAATGTAGGATAGTTTCAACGGATAACAACGAATAACAATATCGGGTCGATCCGAATGATCAGGAAATCAAACTTCTCTCTTCCTTTCGTATTTCTGGCTACAGTATGGCTGCCCGGTTGTGATCAGACGGTTTTTGAGCCACAGGAGACGCTTCGGCCTGTCCGCTTCATGACCGTGTCGTATTCAGAAACCGGATTACAAAAAAAATTCCCCGGTGTTGTGGAAGCCGCACAGCAGGCGAATCTGAGCTTCAGGGTGTCAGGTCGCCTTGCCTCGTTAAATGTTAAAGAGGGTAGCGCTGTCGTTGGTGGACAGGTAGTCGCAGAGTTGGAATCCGTTGAATTTGATATCCGTCTGAAAGACCGGCAG from Endozoicomonas sp. NE40 includes:
- a CDS encoding DUF3313 domain-containing protein; translated protein: MFRIRDLLFILSVVMLAGCAGKPEIKNHSGFLSRYENLVWLPSGEKEQFLGFNVSESVLAEYDRLIVNPVSLHVSDETLQKWQIQPERYKKLQSYFTNQLNYRMGQHYELAVRPGENTLRLRVAITGAETDLKPLEPYQVLPWALVINGLGELTGERDKMLNIYQEGELVDSVTGQQVAVLVGGMQAGPVDIGDLRSMSADEMKPLVDNWIDAFCRHFPNCE
- a CDS encoding phospholipase A, with amino-acid sequence MNISKDSNHLLFCLLAPLSLSAPNASGESLEQCLVRFALKGDADMTLAEVRSQCEALQQESFDVVITAQPSPPSEASPVDSRIAGEKAATANRFVITPHKPNYILPVSYVSSPNTQPYQPYNAQIPDLDNTEVKFQLSLKAPVWEGVFNGYGTVYAAYTNTSWWQAYNSSESAPFRETNHEPEIFMFFPTQYQLLGMELKAAAVGFSHQSNGRSNYLSRSWNRAYLSFLLEKGSFYAGLKTWHRLPEDKKEDDNPNSKGDDNPDINQYMGNGELYFGYKFNRQNITAMVRNNLRSDNKGAVQLDWSFPLTDRFRGYVQYFNGYGESLIDYNVSSNRFSVGVMLTDWL